In Campylobacter sp. VBCF_01 NA2, one DNA window encodes the following:
- the map gene encoding type I methionyl aminopeptidase, which translates to MAILLKNQKDLEGLRAANKIVAAALDYAEEFIKPGMTLLEVDKKIDDFITSKGAYPAFKGLYGFPNAACLSLNEVIIHGIPDNTILKEGDILGIDLGSRLNGYYGDSARTLPIGKISKSDEELIACSKDALYHAIDTIKVGMHFKELCLAIEQFIRARGYVPLYGFCGHGIGKKPHEEPEIPNYLEGNNPKSGPKIKNGMVFCIEPMICQKDGTPVVGADKWTTTSKDGLRTAHYEHCLAVVNNKVEILSKSLKD; encoded by the coding sequence ATGGCAATTTTACTCAAAAATCAAAAAGATTTAGAGGGTTTGCGGGCGGCGAATAAAATCGTCGCCGCTGCCCTTGATTACGCGGAAGAATTCATAAAACCTGGTATGACGCTTTTAGAAGTGGATAAAAAAATCGATGATTTTATCACGAGCAAGGGCGCGTATCCAGCATTTAAAGGGCTTTATGGTTTCCCAAACGCAGCTTGTCTTTCGCTAAACGAAGTTATAATCCATGGCATACCTGATAACACTATCCTAAAAGAGGGCGACATACTAGGCATCGATCTAGGTTCTCGCTTAAATGGATATTACGGCGATAGTGCGCGCACTTTGCCGATTGGCAAAATTTCAAAATCAGACGAAGAGCTCATCGCATGTAGCAAAGACGCGTTGTATCATGCTATCGACACGATAAAGGTCGGCATGCACTTCAAAGAGCTATGCCTAGCTATCGAGCAATTTATCAGAGCGCGTGGATATGTGCCACTATATGGATTTTGCGGGCATGGAATCGGCAAAAAACCGCATGAAGAGCCTGAAATCCCAAATTATTTAGAAGGCAACAATCCAAAATCAGGACCAAAAATCAAAAACGGCATGGTGTTTTGTATCGAGCCGATGATTTGCCAAAAAGACGGCACCCCAGTCGTGGGCGCAGATAAATGGACGACGACGAGCAAAGACGGGCTTAGGACGGCTCATTATGAGCATTGCTTGGCTGTGGTAAATAACAAAGTCGAAATTCTAAGCAAAAGCTTGAAAGATTAA
- the secY gene encoding preprotein translocase subunit SecY, with protein MNKTLRNKILITLGFLFAFRLLAYVPVPGVDVEVIKEFFNTNKDNAFGMFNMFSGGAVERFSVISLGIMPYITASIIMELLSATFPNLGKLKKERDGMQKYMQIIRYATIAIALVQAIGVSIGLQGITGVNGAKAIMAENTNEFIFISCISMLVGTMLLMWIGEQITQRGVGNGTSLIIFAGIVSAIPTAIGGTVQLVNNGELNILKLIAIALIIFATIAAILYVELGERRIPISFPRKILMANQNKRIMNYVPIKLNLSGVIPPIFASAVLMFPSTILTASTNSFVQKVADFINPSSYFFNLLTFILVVFFAYFYASIAFNSKDISENLKKQGGFIPGIRPGEGTATFLNDVASRLTFWGSIYLGLVTVIPWLLVKFMGVPFYFGGTSVLIVVSVALDTMRRIEAQVYMNKYQTLSAVGL; from the coding sequence ATGAACAAAACACTTCGCAACAAGATACTCATTACATTGGGTTTTCTATTTGCTTTCAGGCTACTGGCTTATGTGCCAGTGCCGGGCGTTGATGTTGAGGTGATAAAAGAATTTTTCAATACAAACAAAGACAATGCCTTTGGTATGTTTAATATGTTTAGCGGTGGCGCGGTCGAAAGATTTAGCGTCATTTCGCTGGGCATTATGCCATACATTACAGCTTCGATTATTATGGAGCTATTATCTGCTACATTTCCAAATTTAGGCAAACTAAAAAAAGAGCGCGACGGTATGCAAAAATATATGCAAATTATTCGTTACGCTACAATCGCTATTGCACTTGTGCAAGCAATCGGTGTTAGTATCGGTTTGCAGGGCATTACGGGCGTAAATGGCGCGAAGGCTATCATGGCAGAAAATACAAACGAATTTATATTTATTTCGTGTATTTCTATGCTTGTAGGAACTATGCTTTTGATGTGGATTGGCGAGCAGATTACTCAAAGAGGTGTTGGAAACGGCACGAGCTTAATCATCTTTGCCGGTATTGTTAGCGCGATACCAACGGCGATCGGCGGCACAGTTCAGCTCGTAAATAATGGCGAACTTAATATCTTAAAATTAATCGCAATCGCCTTAATTATTTTTGCTACAATCGCGGCGATTTTGTATGTCGAGCTAGGCGAGCGCAGGATTCCAATCTCGTTTCCTCGCAAAATTTTAATGGCGAACCAAAACAAACGCATTATGAATTATGTGCCAATCAAGCTAAATTTAAGCGGTGTTATTCCGCCGATTTTCGCTAGTGCGGTATTGATGTTTCCTAGCACGATTTTGACTGCTAGCACAAATTCTTTTGTCCAAAAAGTAGCTGACTTTATCAATCCAAGTAGCTATTTCTTTAATCTTTTGACATTTATTTTAGTTGTATTTTTTGCGTATTTTTACGCTTCAATCGCGTTTAATTCCAAAGATATCAGCGAAAATTTGAAAAAACAAGGTGGATTTATCCCTGGAATTCGTCCAGGTGAGGGCACAGCGACATTTCTAAACGATGTTGCATCTCGCCTTACATTTTGGGGTTCGATTTATCTAGGCTTGGTGACTGTTATTCCATGGTTGCTAGTCAAATTTATGGGTGTTCCATTTTATTTCGGTGGCACGAGCGTGCTAATCGTAGTATCGGTCGCACTTGATACTATGAGAAGAATCGAAGCGCAAGTGTATATGAACAAATACCAAACCCTAAGTGCCGTTGGACTATAA
- a CDS encoding 3'(2'),5'-bisphosphate nucleotidase CysQ family protein, with protein sequence MNKDELLNLAVVAAKRANKAIMEHYEKFDVYVKEDKSPLTTADLAANEAIVSTLAPSGIAICSEESVMSADERMSAKRFWLVDPLDGTKEFIARNGEFCVCIALIEDGRPILSVISSPVSGDVYSSNGGGIVYKNGEKIERKPDSPKTFMIGRNGRGSKYMPFCEEFGLEFTRLGSALKFCIMAENGASAYGRFSDCSLWDIAAGDFIIHQSGGAIIDLKTGVAPLYNGKSLINNHYIVVDANTINLLSKMVEFAKNL encoded by the coding sequence ATGAATAAAGATGAACTTTTGAATTTAGCCGTGGTTGCGGCGAAGCGTGCAAATAAGGCGATTATGGAGCATTATGAGAAATTTGATGTCTATGTCAAAGAGGACAAATCTCCGCTAACAACCGCGGATTTGGCTGCAAACGAGGCGATTGTAAGCACGCTAGCACCTAGTGGGATTGCGATTTGCTCCGAAGAGAGCGTGATGAGCGCAGATGAGCGCATGAGCGCGAAGAGGTTTTGGCTAGTCGATCCGCTTGATGGGACGAAGGAATTCATCGCGCGAAATGGCGAATTTTGCGTTTGTATCGCGCTGATAGAGGACGGAAGGCCGATTTTGTCGGTGATTTCATCGCCTGTAAGTGGCGATGTGTATAGCAGTAATGGCGGTGGCATCGTCTATAAAAATGGCGAAAAAATCGAGCGAAAACCAGATTCGCCAAAGACCTTTATGATAGGCCGAAATGGCAGAGGCTCAAAATACATGCCGTTTTGCGAGGAATTTGGGCTTGAATTTACTAGGCTTGGCTCTGCGCTGAAATTTTGCATAATGGCAGAAAACGGGGCGAGCGCGTATGGTAGGTTTAGCGATTGTTCGCTGTGGGATATCGCGGCTGGGGATTTTATAATCCACCAAAGCGGTGGCGCGATAATCGACCTCAAAACAGGTGTCGCTCCGCTGTATAACGGCAAAAGTCTGATAAATAATCACTACATCGTCGTCGATGCAAATACAATAAATTTATTATCAAAAATGGTAGAATTTGCGAAAAATTTATAG
- the infA gene encoding translation initiation factor IF-1 codes for MAKDDVIEIDGNVIEALPNATFKVELDNKHVILCHIAGKMRMHYIKIMPGDRVKVELTPYSLDKGRITYRYK; via the coding sequence ATGGCAAAAGATGATGTCATTGAGATTGATGGCAATGTGATCGAGGCGTTGCCAAATGCGACATTTAAGGTCGAGCTTGATAACAAGCATGTGATTTTGTGCCATATCGCAGGCAAAATGCGTATGCACTATATCAAAATCATGCCAGGCGATCGCGTCAAAGTCGAGCTTACGCCATACAGCCTTGATAAGGGCAGAATCACTTATCGCTACAAATAA
- a CDS encoding DNA alkylation repair protein, whose translation MEILENLRNLSDKKYAKFSAKILPGARILGVKMPHLRALAKQVLHEKSESEILEFIRAKGEFSEEMTLKAILINSLKISEKNRINLARDFIPRITNWGICDTFCAKRKNDLELWREFTLGFREARGEFEKRFFYVNLLVNFVNSRDLALLLDTARAERSEKYYVKMGAAWALCEFAVKFEGEIYEFLQGYKNEKIKNLTIKKICESLRFTEQSKAKFKALKSAKS comes from the coding sequence ATGGAAATTTTAGAGAATTTGCGAAATTTAAGCGATAAAAAATACGCTAAATTTAGCGCGAAAATTCTGCCGGGAGCGCGAATTTTGGGCGTGAAAATGCCACATTTACGCGCGCTTGCAAAGCAGGTTTTGCATGAAAAAAGCGAGAGTGAAATTTTAGAATTTATCCGCGCCAAGGGCGAATTTAGCGAAGAAATGACCCTGAAAGCGATTTTGATAAATTCGCTAAAAATCAGCGAAAAAAATCGCATAAATTTGGCGCGAGATTTTATCCCTCGTATCACAAACTGGGGCATTTGCGATACATTTTGCGCTAAACGCAAAAACGATTTAGAGCTTTGGCGGGAATTTACGCTTGGGTTTAGGGAGGCTAGGGGCGAGTTTGAGAAGCGGTTTTTTTATGTAAATTTGCTGGTAAATTTCGTAAATTCGCGGGATTTGGCGCTTTTGCTAGATACTGCGCGCGCTGAGCGAAGCGAGAAATACTATGTCAAAATGGGGGCAGCGTGGGCACTGTGCGAATTCGCCGTGAAATTTGAGGGTGAAATTTATGAGTTTTTGCAGGGGTATAAAAACGAAAAAATCAAAAATCTTACGATTAAAAAAATCTGCGAAAGCCTGCGTTTCACCGAGCAAAGCAAGGCAAAATTTAAGGCATTAAAATCCGCGAAATCCTAA
- a CDS encoding DUF262 domain-containing protein encodes MAAVFDEFKTIAEFLQTTQKEKILIPEYQRPYAWGFDQIEALFSDLKDFTIDKIKDKTQETYFLGTIVYFVNDNGEKEIIDGQQRLTSIMLLLRAIYEKLSTSEITTPEGLNFINKIEPLLFIKNEMTGQVDKDDILIRSDVVSDSQNHTFHQILKTGKTQNGAKDNYSKNYESFSKLYDEFISQNSDPKAIYYFINNLLNYTTIIPIKAKTQDTALTIFNTLNDRGMPLSDADIFKGKIYKNLDDDKKVKFIQEWKILENETELANEKMQNLFYMYMFYLRAKADDKDTTTPKLRSYLLKKKPEFLRDDDLLENLRQILKILKFSKDLKDIDDEVWSENLQIKQVFSLLVLTNNEWWKYPSIIYYLTHKNSPNFENLYLKFLRKLFVSIFQRYSIEHAINSIKAPVLKLNVEITNNAEPKFDFKEILGDEENILKGKIIAPHVNLRYALVLFVAYEMANQTEILPERWELEHIFPQKWQNTYIEQTLGWTDAKLKELLWNIGNLTPLEKKLNIMASNGYFDKKKTEYAKSKVAITNGIDKNYNEWKPENIIERNGEIVKFVKEKFNQWAQ; translated from the coding sequence ATGGCAGCTGTTTTTGACGAGTTTAAAACTATTGCTGAATTTTTGCAGACCACGCAAAAAGAGAAAATTCTAATCCCAGAGTATCAAAGACCTTATGCTTGGGGGTTCGATCAAATCGAAGCTTTATTTAGTGATTTAAAAGATTTTACAATAGATAAAATCAAAGATAAAACCCAAGAAACATATTTTTTAGGCACGATTGTTTATTTTGTCAATGACAATGGCGAAAAAGAAATCATCGACGGACAACAACGCCTAACCTCGATAATGCTACTTTTGCGAGCAATTTACGAAAAATTATCCACTAGCGAGATTACGACGCCTGAGGGTTTGAATTTTATAAATAAAATCGAGCCACTACTTTTCATAAAAAACGAAATGACTGGGCAAGTCGATAAAGACGATATATTGATTAGATCTGATGTCGTATCAGATAGTCAAAACCACACATTTCATCAAATTTTAAAAACTGGTAAAACGCAAAACGGGGCAAAGGATAATTACAGCAAAAATTATGAGAGCTTTTCTAAATTATACGATGAGTTTATTTCGCAAAATTCAGACCCAAAAGCGATTTATTATTTCATAAACAATCTTTTAAATTACACAACCATAATCCCAATCAAAGCCAAAACCCAAGATACCGCTCTTACGATATTTAACACCCTAAACGACCGCGGTATGCCACTAAGCGATGCTGACATTTTTAAGGGGAAAATTTACAAAAATTTAGATGATGATAAAAAAGTAAAATTTATCCAAGAGTGGAAAATTTTAGAAAACGAAACTGAGCTAGCAAATGAAAAAATGCAAAATTTATTTTATATGTATATGTTTTATCTAAGGGCAAAAGCTGATGATAAAGACACCACGACGCCAAAACTTCGCTCGTATTTATTAAAAAAGAAACCCGAATTTTTAAGAGATGATGATTTGCTCGAAAATTTACGCCAAATTTTGAAAATTTTAAAATTTAGCAAGGATTTGAAAGATATTGATGATGAGGTTTGGAGCGAAAATTTGCAGATAAAACAGGTTTTTTCTCTCCTTGTGCTTACAAATAACGAGTGGTGGAAATATCCTAGTATAATATATTATTTGACGCACAAAAACAGTCCAAATTTCGAAAATTTGTATTTGAAATTTTTGCGAAAATTGTTTGTGAGTATTTTTCAAAGATATAGCATAGAACATGCTATAAATTCGATTAAAGCGCCTGTTTTGAAGCTAAATGTAGAAATCACAAATAACGCAGAGCCGAAATTTGATTTTAAAGAAATTTTGGGCGATGAAGAAAATATCTTAAAGGGAAAAATTATCGCGCCACATGTAAATTTGCGCTATGCTTTGGTTTTGTTTGTGGCATACGAAATGGCAAATCAAACCGAGATTTTGCCCGAGCGTTGGGAGCTAGAACACATTTTTCCGCAAAAATGGCAAAACACCTATATCGAGCAAACTTTGGGCTGGACGGATGCGAAATTAAAAGAGCTGTTGTGGAATATTGGTAATCTTACGCCACTTGAAAAAAAGTTAAATATTATGGCGAGTAATGGGTATTTTGACAAGAAAAAAACCGAGTATGCAAAATCAAAAGTGGCGATAACAAATGGAATTGATAAAAATTATAACGAGTGGAAACCTGAAAATATTATCGAGCGAAACGGCGAAATCGTAAAATTTGTAAAAGAAAAATTTAATCAGTGGGCACAATAA
- a CDS encoding TRAP transporter large permease: MIGIIMFGAALFMLLLGFPVAFTFGAVAVIFGFIYGVSEAWEYAEGSEVFTEAISEMSNQFFSLMPNRIYSIMENQLLIAVPLFILMGMILQKTRLAERLLESMAFLFGGVRGGVAISTVLVGALLAATTGIVGASVIAMGIISLPVMMKYGYDKALSTGTIAASGTLGQIIPPSIVLIILGDVFSVSVGELFSAAIVPGLVLVGLYIVFILIISYAKKDCAPELPKIDDETKARQIFNALKNVVPVFVLILLVLGSIFGGIATPTESSSVGCVGAIILSFLYRTFSFSLLYDALRQSVKISGMVFMILMGATAFSMIFSYTGGDYVVEDFMHALPGKEWGFIALTMIVIIILGFFLDYVEISYIILPILFPIVEAMNINPVWFAILIAVNLQTSFMTPPFGFSIFFLKGVAPKSVRTTDIYRGVLPFIGLQILVLFALAIYPEIFGLKAFLG, encoded by the coding sequence ATGATAGGGATTATAATGTTTGGCGCAGCGCTTTTTATGCTGCTTTTGGGATTTCCGGTAGCCTTTACATTTGGGGCTGTGGCGGTGATTTTTGGATTTATTTACGGCGTGAGTGAGGCGTGGGAATACGCCGAGGGAAGCGAGGTTTTTACAGAGGCTATAAGCGAAATGAGCAATCAGTTTTTCTCTCTTATGCCAAACCGAATTTACTCGATTATGGAAAATCAGCTTCTAATCGCGGTTCCGCTTTTTATTTTAATGGGTATGATTTTGCAAAAAACGCGCCTAGCTGAGAGGCTTTTGGAGTCAATGGCGTTTTTATTTGGCGGGGTTCGCGGTGGCGTAGCGATTAGCACTGTTTTGGTGGGTGCGCTTTTAGCGGCTACGACTGGGATTGTGGGTGCTAGCGTGATCGCTATGGGTATTATTAGCCTGCCTGTGATGATGAAATACGGCTACGACAAAGCCCTATCCACCGGCACTATCGCAGCTTCTGGCACGCTTGGACAGATTATTCCGCCCTCAATCGTGCTAATCATTTTAGGCGATGTTTTTTCAGTATCAGTAGGCGAGCTATTTTCCGCAGCTATCGTGCCGGGGCTTGTTTTGGTGGGGCTTTATATAGTTTTTATCCTCATAATCTCGTATGCCAAAAAAGACTGCGCACCCGAACTTCCTAAAATCGATGATGAAACCAAAGCTCGCCAAATTTTTAATGCTCTAAAAAATGTCGTGCCTGTTTTTGTGCTGATTTTGCTAGTTTTAGGCTCTATCTTTGGCGGTATCGCAACTCCGACAGAAAGTTCATCGGTGGGCTGTGTGGGCGCGATAATTTTGTCATTTTTATACCGCACATTTTCATTTTCTTTGCTTTACGACGCACTTCGCCAAAGCGTGAAAATTTCGGGCATGGTTTTTATGATTTTAATGGGCGCAACAGCCTTTTCTATGATTTTTTCATACACGGGCGGGGACTATGTCGTGGAGGATTTCATGCACGCGCTTCCTGGCAAAGAGTGGGGATTTATCGCGCTAACTATGATTGTTATCATAATTTTGGGCTTTTTCCTTGATTATGTTGAAATTTCATATATCATTTTGCCGATTTTATTCCCGATAGTCGAAGCGATGAATATAAATCCAGTTTGGTTTGCGATACTAATCGCTGTAAATTTACAAACATCATTTATGACGCCACCTTTTGGATTTTCGATATTTTTCCTAAAAGGTGTCGCGCCAAAATCAGTGCGCACGACAGACATTTATCGTGGAGTGTTGCCGTTTATCGGGCTTCAAATTTTAGTTCTTTTCGCCCTTGCGATTTATCCAGAAATTTTTGGATTAAAAGCTTTTTTAGGCTAG
- a CDS encoding type II secretion system protein has translation MKQAFTMIELIFVIVILGILAAVAIPRLAATRDDAEIVKTMNNITTSLSDLMAYYTSQAHYTSSIATMTNVTNPIKIRNDVCATYEIVDEKQIILTKGYDGLCKKVWAMSGLSSLEDMYSSDALIIVQ, from the coding sequence ATGAAACAGGCTTTTACAATGATCGAATTAATTTTCGTGATTGTTATTTTGGGTATCTTGGCGGCGGTAGCTATCCCTAGACTGGCTGCTACCAGAGACGACGCAGAGATTGTCAAAACGATGAACAATATCACGACATCTCTTAGCGATTTGATGGCGTATTACACATCGCAAGCGCATTATACTTCTTCTATCGCAACGATGACAAATGTTACAAACCCGATTAAGATTAGAAACGATGTTTGTGCTACTTATGAAATCGTTGATGAGAAGCAAATTATCCTTACAAAAGGCTATGACGGATTATGCAAAAAGGTCTGGGCGATGAGCGGATTATCTTCGCTTGAAGATATGTATAGCTCCGATGCGCTAATTATCGTTCAATAA
- the rpsE gene encoding 30S ribosomal protein S5, translated as MEKYNREEFEEVIVNIGRVTKVVKGGRRFRFTALIVVGNRNGLVGFGFGKSKEVPDAIKKAVDDAFKNIIEVKLNGSTITHDVEVKYNASRILLKPASEGTGVIAGGSVRPVLELAGVKDILTKSLGSNNSSNVVRATMKALSMLKH; from the coding sequence GTGGAAAAATATAATAGAGAAGAATTCGAAGAAGTAATCGTTAATATCGGTAGGGTTACAAAGGTCGTAAAAGGTGGTAGAAGATTTAGATTTACTGCCCTAATCGTTGTTGGTAATAGAAATGGTTTAGTTGGCTTTGGTTTTGGAAAATCAAAAGAGGTTCCAGACGCGATTAAAAAAGCCGTAGATGATGCGTTTAAAAACATCATCGAGGTTAAATTAAACGGTTCGACAATCACTCACGATGTAGAGGTTAAATACAACGCTAGTAGAATTTTGCTTAAACCAGCTAGCGAAGGTACCGGCGTAATCGCAGGCGGATCTGTTCGCCCTGTTTTAGAACTTGCAGGCGTTAAAGATATTTTGACTAAGTCTCTTGGTTCAAACAACTCATCAAATGTCGTAAGAGCTACAATGAAGGCTCTTAGCATGCTAAAACACTAA
- the rpsH gene encoding 30S ribosomal protein S8: MVNDLISDGLTRIRNAAMRRLDTAKLFHSNVVEATLKILAQKGYIESYNVVEEGNKKFINVVLKYDEKGRSVINEVKRVSKPGRRVYQGKDEIKRFKNGYGTVVVSTSKGVMSGIEASKAGVGGEVLCTIW; this comes from the coding sequence ATGGTAAATGATCTTATTTCAGACGGATTAACCCGCATTAGAAATGCAGCTATGAGACGCTTAGACACTGCTAAATTGTTTCACTCAAATGTTGTAGAGGCTACTCTTAAAATTTTAGCTCAAAAGGGCTATATCGAGAGCTACAATGTAGTAGAAGAGGGAAACAAAAAATTCATCAATGTTGTTTTAAAATATGATGAAAAAGGCAGAAGTGTAATCAACGAAGTAAAAAGAGTTTCAAAACCAGGTCGTCGTGTTTATCAAGGTAAAGACGAGATCAAAAGATTTAAAAATGGTTATGGAACAGTAGTTGTTAGCACTAGCAAAGGCGTTATGAGCGGTATCGAAGCTAGTAAAGCTGGCGTTGGCGGCGAAGTGCTTTGCACTATTTGGTAA
- the rplO gene encoding 50S ribosomal protein L15 encodes MGLENLQKAPGSTHSTKRLGRGQGSGLGKTAGRGGKGQTARTGSHEKRGFEGGQQPLQRRLPKVGFYSRFEKPYVINVEKISAVKELSEITVDTIRTVHKMSSSVKVVKLIGASAKDLASKIKDENVKFSGQN; translated from the coding sequence ATGGGATTAGAAAATCTTCAAAAAGCACCAGGCTCTACTCATAGCACCAAAAGACTAGGTCGTGGTCAAGGTAGCGGTCTTGGCAAAACAGCAGGTCGCGGTGGCAAAGGTCAAACTGCGCGCACTGGCTCACATGAAAAAAGAGGTTTTGAGGGTGGCCAACAACCACTTCAAAGAAGATTACCAAAAGTTGGTTTTTATTCAAGATTTGAAAAACCTTATGTAATCAATGTAGAAAAAATTTCAGCTGTAAAAGAGCTAAGCGAGATTACAGTTGATACTATCAGAACTGTTCATAAAATGTCTAGCTCTGTAAAAGTAGTAAAACTTATCGGTGCAAGCGCAAAAGATCTTGCTAGTAAGATAAAAGACGAAAATGTAAAATTTAGCGGACAAAACTAA
- the rplF gene encoding 50S ribosomal protein L6, whose product MSRIGKKPISIPNGVEVKIDGSSLKFKKANNERVLDLKGNVDVKIEDGQISFSPKGEDRQSRAYWGTYRALANNIVIGLTDGFTKQLEINGVGYRAAMKGKVLELNLGFSHPINFDSPAGIEISVDKNIITIKGDDKQKVGQVAAEIRGFRPPEPYKGKGVKYVEEHIIRKAGKTSKK is encoded by the coding sequence ATGTCAAGAATTGGTAAAAAACCTATCTCTATTCCAAACGGAGTAGAGGTAAAAATCGATGGTTCATCTTTAAAATTTAAAAAAGCAAACAACGAAAGAGTCCTTGATTTAAAGGGCAATGTCGATGTTAAAATCGAAGATGGCCAAATTTCGTTTTCACCAAAAGGTGAAGATAGACAAAGCAGAGCGTATTGGGGAACATACCGTGCGCTAGCTAACAACATCGTTATTGGCCTAACTGACGGCTTTACAAAACAGCTTGAAATCAACGGCGTTGGTTACAGAGCTGCGATGAAAGGCAAAGTCTTAGAGCTAAATTTGGGTTTTTCTCATCCGATAAATTTCGATTCACCAGCAGGTATTGAAATTTCAGTAGATAAAAACATCATCACAATCAAAGGCGACGATAAACAAAAAGTTGGTCAAGTCGCTGCTGAGATTAGAGGATTTAGACCACCTGAGCCATACAAAGGCAAAGGTGTAAAATATGTCGAAGAGCATATTATCCGCAAAGCCGGTAAAACATCTAAAAAATAA
- a CDS encoding TRAP transporter small permease subunit, translated as MRKNLQILEKIFDSFAKILGFFSIVFLALLVLCVFYNVVARYLFPSANSVAMQEISWWLFSAMFLFGSTYTLQQNSHVRVDVLYEKFRPKTKAIINILGTIFFILPFVALVAYFSLDFALEAYESKESSPNPGGLTNLWIIKSFISLSYVFLFIYSFGFLIKNINSLIHNHHGEFLDENSSAKAV; from the coding sequence TTGAGGAAAAATCTCCAAATTTTAGAAAAAATTTTCGATAGTTTTGCGAAAATTTTAGGTTTTTTTAGCATTGTTTTTTTAGCCCTTTTAGTCCTTTGCGTTTTTTACAATGTCGTTGCGCGCTATCTTTTTCCAAGCGCGAATTCTGTGGCTATGCAAGAGATTAGCTGGTGGCTGTTTTCGGCGATGTTTTTGTTCGGCTCAACCTATACTTTACAGCAAAATTCCCATGTCAGGGTCGATGTGCTATATGAAAAATTTCGCCCCAAAACAAAGGCGATTATCAATATTTTAGGCACAATCTTTTTTATCTTGCCATTTGTGGCGCTCGTGGCGTATTTTTCGCTAGATTTCGCGCTCGAAGCCTACGAGAGCAAAGAATCCAGCCCAAATCCTGGCGGATTAACGAATTTATGGATAATCAAATCATTTATTAGCCTATCTTATGTCTTTTTGTTTATTTATTCGTTTGGGTTTTTGATAAAAAATATAAATTCGCTAATCCATAACCACCACGGCGAATTTTTAGATGAAAATTCTAGCGCAAAGGCTGTGTGA
- the rplR gene encoding 50S ribosomal protein L18, whose protein sequence is MTANVLKRKIALRIKRKRRIRAKISGTSSCPRISIFKSNRTVYAQVIDDVEGKTICAASGKTLGVKANKEGAASLGKDLAAKLKDKGISEALFDRNGYLYHGVIVSFADALRENGIKL, encoded by the coding sequence ATGACAGCAAATGTATTAAAAAGAAAAATAGCTCTAAGAATTAAGAGAAAAAGAAGAATTCGTGCAAAAATTTCCGGCACTAGCTCTTGCCCTAGAATTTCTATTTTCAAATCAAATAGAACAGTTTATGCGCAAGTAATCGATGATGTTGAGGGAAAAACAATATGCGCTGCCAGCGGTAAAACTTTGGGTGTGAAAGCAAACAAAGAAGGCGCTGCTAGCCTTGGCAAAGATTTGGCTGCTAAGCTAAAAGATAAAGGCATTTCTGAGGCGCTTTTTGATAGAAACGGTTATTTATATCACGGAGTGATTGTAAGTTTTGCTGATGCGTTACGCGAAAACGGCATCAAACTATAA